From the genome of Flavobacterium luteolum, one region includes:
- a CDS encoding MFS transporter, translating to MKNSKYYPWLVVALLWIVALLNYMDRQMLATMRPSMESDIPELVSGENFGRLMAVFLWIYALMSPVSGIIADKLNRKWLIIGSLFVWSAVTYAMGYAKTYDEIYWLRAIMGVSEALYIPAGLSLIADYHQQKTRSLAIGIHMTGLYVGSALGGFGATIAARYSWHSTFHHFGIIGVVYSVILVFFLYEKKTKIFDPEFNKTHEKAPLLKGLALLFTNISFWVILFYFAIISLPGWATKNWLPTLFSDNLGISMDQAGPLATITISFSSLLGVVFGGILSDKWVQKNIKGRIYTSAIGLSLTIPALLLIGFGHSLFHVVGAVLCFGIGYGMFDANNMPIICQFVSSKYRATAYGILNMTGVGCGALVTSLLGKSADAGNLGYGFSLMAGIVLIALITQISFLRPKVNDFEGA from the coding sequence ATGAAAAACTCTAAATATTATCCTTGGCTCGTAGTCGCGTTACTTTGGATTGTAGCTTTATTAAACTACATGGACAGGCAGATGCTCGCAACCATGAGACCATCCATGGAAAGTGACATTCCGGAATTAGTTTCAGGAGAAAATTTTGGGCGTCTGATGGCTGTTTTTCTTTGGATTTATGCTTTAATGAGCCCAGTGTCTGGAATTATAGCTGATAAATTAAATAGAAAATGGTTGATCATCGGGAGTTTATTCGTTTGGTCTGCTGTAACGTATGCAATGGGATATGCCAAAACTTACGATGAGATTTATTGGTTAAGAGCCATTATGGGCGTGAGCGAAGCGTTATACATTCCAGCAGGATTGTCTTTAATTGCCGATTATCATCAGCAGAAAACAAGATCGCTTGCCATTGGTATTCACATGACAGGACTTTATGTAGGTTCTGCTTTGGGAGGTTTTGGGGCTACAATTGCGGCACGCTATTCTTGGCATTCAACTTTTCATCATTTCGGAATTATTGGAGTAGTTTATTCGGTTATTTTGGTTTTCTTTTTGTACGAGAAAAAGACAAAGATTTTTGATCCCGAATTCAACAAAACCCATGAAAAAGCTCCTTTGCTAAAAGGTCTGGCGTTACTATTTACCAATATTTCTTTTTGGGTAATTCTGTTCTATTTTGCGATAATAAGTTTACCGGGATGGGCAACTAAAAACTGGCTTCCAACACTATTCTCGGACAATTTAGGAATTTCTATGGATCAGGCTGGACCTTTGGCAACCATTACAATTTCATTTTCTTCTTTATTGGGAGTTGTGTTCGGTGGAATTTTATCAGATAAATGGGTTCAAAAAAATATAAAAGGAAGAATTTATACCAGCGCGATTGGTTTAAGCTTGACCATTCCTGCATTACTATTGATCGGATTTGGGCATTCGTTGTTTCACGTGGTTGGCGCAGTTCTGTGTTTTGGTATAGGATACGGAATGTTTGACGCAAATAATATGCCCATAATCTGTCAATTTGTTTCTTCAAAATATCGGGCGACGGCTTATGGTATTTTAAATATGACGGGGGTTGGCTGTGGCGCATTGGTCACCTCCTTATTAGGGAAATCAGCCGATGCTGGTAATTTGGGTTATGGTTTTTCTTTGATGGCCGGTATCGTCCTGATTGCCCTTATCACGCAAATTAGCTTTTTGCGTCCTAAAGTAAATGATTTCGAAGGAGCTTAA
- a CDS encoding galactose oxidase, translated as MNRFFSFSILTISIMSATVGLSQQKNISKIEWQKASQLQNADGSLSLGFAGPINGVTNDVLIVAGGANFQDKMPWEGGKKHYSKEIHVLEKSDKTFHWNKKSTAELPEPIAYCGNVSTSLGIVYVGGENENGLSNKAHILNWNSEKNEIEIKALPDFPIHITNIALVNASNVVYAIGGDEATKSSDLVFSIDLNKTQLEWKSEQKLPFALANSVAVVQNEVIYVVGGRTKTASGISNLHNTTLAFNLKKQIWETKAVITDGKETTNFSAGAGVAFGKHNIIITGGDNGETFHKIETYLSQISKTASEEEKAKLIAEKNILNTTHQGFYNAVLLYDTLKNKWSKIGELPFLAHVTTTAVLWNDKIVLSNGEIKPGIRTPDVMIGTVE; from the coding sequence ATGAATCGATTTTTTTCTTTCTCAATCCTTACTATTTCAATTATGTCAGCAACAGTTGGTCTTTCGCAGCAAAAAAATATTTCAAAAATAGAATGGCAAAAAGCGTCTCAGCTTCAAAATGCCGATGGAAGTCTTTCTCTAGGTTTTGCAGGACCAATTAATGGCGTGACAAATGATGTTTTGATTGTAGCTGGAGGAGCAAATTTTCAAGATAAAATGCCTTGGGAAGGAGGAAAAAAACATTATTCAAAAGAAATTCATGTTTTAGAAAAAAGCGATAAAACCTTTCATTGGAATAAAAAATCAACAGCAGAATTACCAGAACCAATTGCGTATTGCGGCAATGTTTCAACCAGTTTAGGAATCGTGTACGTTGGAGGAGAAAACGAAAATGGTTTATCCAACAAAGCACATATTTTAAATTGGAATTCTGAAAAAAATGAAATTGAAATAAAAGCATTACCTGATTTTCCAATCCACATAACCAATATTGCTCTTGTAAATGCAAGCAATGTAGTATATGCAATTGGCGGCGATGAAGCCACAAAAAGTTCCGATTTGGTTTTTAGTATTGATTTGAATAAAACACAATTAGAATGGAAATCAGAACAAAAATTACCTTTTGCATTAGCAAATTCAGTAGCAGTGGTTCAGAATGAAGTCATTTATGTTGTTGGAGGAAGAACCAAAACAGCTTCTGGAATAAGTAATTTACACAACACAACATTGGCTTTCAACTTAAAAAAACAAATTTGGGAAACTAAAGCCGTTATAACGGACGGAAAGGAAACGACCAACTTTTCTGCAGGAGCAGGAGTCGCTTTTGGGAAACACAATATCATTATTACGGGAGGAGATAACGGAGAAACATTTCATAAAATAGAAACCTATTTATCTCAAATTTCAAAGACAGCTTCAGAAGAAGAAAAAGCAAAATTAATTGCTGAAAAAAATATCTTAAATACAACACATCAAGGATTTTACAATGCCGTTTTATTGTACGATACTTTAAAAAATAAATGGTCAAAAATTGGTGAATTGCCATTTCTGGCTCATGTAACGACAACAGCAGTACTTTGGAACGATAAAATTGTTTTATCAAATGGAGAAATTAAACCTGGAATTCGTACACCAGATGTTATGATTGGAACTGTTGAATAA
- a CDS encoding dihydrodipicolinate synthase family protein encodes MKIEHLQGLISAPFTPFDESGKLDVSLIPTYYTFLKRNGVAGAFIIGSTGEGVSMSLEEKKTVAKAWADCSNHDADFKVMVFLGGTCLTDCIELAKYSYEIGLYAVSITAPFYFKPGNVDTLAEICIKVGESVPNMPLYYYHIPVLTGVNIPMFDLVRALDGKLPNFAGVKYTHEDFMDFQSCMSYADGKFDMLWGRDENMLSALVLGAKGAVGSTFNYAAPLYYDLIDAFNNNDLVKARKLQQKSIDMIRFLGKYGGISVGKAYMKLVGHNLGEFRLPVKNMSAAQFELFKKDVEGLNFDAFKSK; translated from the coding sequence ATGAAAATCGAACATTTACAAGGTCTTATTTCAGCTCCATTTACTCCATTTGACGAGAGCGGAAAATTGGATGTGAGCCTGATTCCAACTTATTATACTTTTCTAAAAAGAAATGGCGTAGCAGGTGCATTTATAATTGGTTCTACTGGCGAAGGGGTTTCGATGTCATTAGAAGAGAAAAAAACGGTTGCAAAAGCATGGGCAGACTGCTCCAATCATGATGCTGACTTTAAAGTAATGGTTTTTTTGGGTGGAACTTGCTTAACAGATTGTATCGAGCTGGCAAAATATTCGTATGAAATAGGTTTATATGCAGTTTCAATCACAGCTCCGTTTTACTTTAAACCTGGAAACGTAGATACGTTGGCAGAAATCTGTATCAAAGTGGGAGAAAGCGTTCCAAACATGCCATTGTACTATTATCATATTCCTGTTTTAACAGGAGTTAATATTCCGATGTTTGACTTAGTGAGAGCTTTAGACGGAAAATTGCCAAATTTTGCTGGAGTTAAATATACGCATGAAGATTTTATGGATTTCCAAAGCTGTATGAGTTATGCTGATGGAAAATTTGATATGCTTTGGGGACGTGACGAAAATATGCTATCGGCATTGGTTTTAGGGGCAAAAGGTGCAGTTGGAAGCACTTTTAATTATGCTGCTCCTTTATACTACGATCTAATTGATGCTTTTAATAATAATGATTTAGTGAAAGCTAGAAAATTACAGCAGAAGTCAATTGATATGATTCGTTTCTTAGGAAAGTATGGCGGAATCTCAGTTGGAAAAGCCTACATGAAATTGGTTGGACATAATTTAGGAGAATTCAGATTGCCAGTCAAAAATATGAGCGCAGCACAATTTGAATTGTTCAAAAAAGATGTTGAAGGTTTAAATTTCGACGCCTTTAAATCAAAATAA
- a CDS encoding RagB/SusD family nutrient uptake outer membrane protein: protein MKKKFLLYTILFSSLSLFNSCQDDLELTSDSVITSDSFWKTEDDAKAGVNGMYVNFRIQTQQNYYLLGGARSAEITGGVQSPLTLANYYNNNLTPQNIDVDWAGLYTVIHSANLVLKYVPKITFSPSTVKEQKRYIAQAYTMRALCYFIMARSWGGVPIVTEPTENTNQSQYIIPRNTIEETFTFIKSDIDQAIANFPDANNNKTQLALPSVYALKAEVNLWTAKQLNGGTADLNNALAAINAIPGTPTLMPSFKDVFAFDKKGNAEVLFAVRYSLADLTSSLLDNWNQFMFVGPSDFAPLTSAQATAVFGTLGTGSGNAGISRVQPDITRFNFAATDTRKDATYLTLYNGTTPVVTGLVKYNGTVDGTIRRFVSDIIIYRWADILLMKAEIKNALGQDPTTEMNLVMKRADASASFTNDTPAANDDVILRERLKEMAFEGKSWWDIVRFNKTSIVPSMAGKQVLFPISQNTINFNPKIVQNPGYTN, encoded by the coding sequence ATGAAAAAGAAATTTCTTTTATACACAATACTTTTTTCAAGTCTTTCTCTTTTTAATTCTTGTCAAGATGATTTAGAATTAACATCTGATAGTGTTATTACATCTGATAGTTTCTGGAAAACAGAAGATGATGCCAAAGCAGGCGTAAACGGAATGTATGTTAACTTCAGAATCCAAACTCAGCAAAATTATTATTTGTTAGGAGGAGCAAGAAGTGCCGAAATTACTGGCGGAGTTCAGTCTCCTTTAACATTGGCAAATTACTATAACAACAATCTTACACCACAAAATATAGATGTAGATTGGGCTGGTTTGTATACTGTAATTCATTCGGCAAACTTGGTTTTAAAATATGTGCCAAAAATTACATTTAGTCCATCAACAGTAAAAGAGCAAAAAAGATATATTGCTCAAGCCTATACCATGCGTGCGTTATGTTATTTCATTATGGCGCGTTCTTGGGGAGGAGTGCCAATTGTAACAGAACCAACAGAAAATACCAATCAGTCGCAATACATTATTCCGCGAAATACGATTGAAGAAACATTTACATTTATTAAATCAGATATTGATCAGGCCATTGCTAATTTTCCCGATGCAAACAATAACAAAACGCAATTGGCTCTTCCATCAGTTTATGCTTTAAAAGCAGAAGTGAATTTATGGACAGCAAAACAATTAAATGGAGGAACAGCAGATTTAAATAATGCTTTGGCAGCAATAAATGCAATTCCGGGAACACCGACTTTAATGCCAAGTTTCAAAGATGTTTTTGCTTTTGACAAAAAAGGAAATGCCGAAGTGCTTTTTGCAGTTCGTTATTCATTAGCCGATTTAACGTCATCACTACTAGATAACTGGAATCAGTTTATGTTTGTTGGACCAAGTGATTTTGCACCATTAACATCAGCACAGGCAACAGCTGTTTTCGGTACATTAGGAACAGGTTCAGGAAATGCTGGTATTTCGAGAGTACAGCCAGACATTACAAGATTCAATTTTGCAGCTACAGATACCAGAAAAGACGCAACGTATTTAACTTTATATAACGGTACAACTCCAGTAGTTACAGGTTTGGTAAAATACAACGGAACTGTAGACGGAACAATCAGAAGATTTGTGAGTGATATTATTATTTACCGTTGGGCAGATATTTTATTAATGAAAGCAGAGATTAAAAACGCTTTAGGTCAGGATCCAACCACAGAAATGAATCTGGTAATGAAAAGAGCTGACGCATCGGCTTCATTTACAAATGATACTCCGGCAGCAAATGACGATGTGATTTTAAGAGAGCGTTTAAAAGAAATGGCCTTTGAAGGAAAATCATGGTGGGATATTGTTCGTTTTAACAAAACAAGCATAGTTCCGTCAATGGCAGGAAAACAAGTATTGTTTCCAATTTCTCAAAACACAATCAATTTCAATCCTAAAATTGTTCAGAATCCAGGATATACCAATTAA
- a CDS encoding SusC/RagA family TonB-linked outer membrane protein gives MKLLPKSKPKNFRFTPKHVKVIKLTSTLLLAFTMQLASAKTEKSVVFTDKNVKKNNPVQKKVTGKVTNEKGESLPGVNIVAKGTSVSTQTDFDGNFAFEVPDNATTLIVTYIGLQDQEVAITGSPLNIVLKEIGQQMNEVIVVGYGAQNRRTLSTAVSKLDKKVLENVPYSNVTQSLQGSVTGLVVKTSSGQPGKASNVIVRGGTSIDNPSGATPLYIVDGVIRNQIDDINSLDIASLQVLKDAAATSIYGARASNGVIIVTTNTGKAGKLKVTYNVSTQNSRIGKKYNFMDGGDYIKMQREGLYNAAELAGLSTTTGIARLGQLTGATPAGTGNNLENNTPFATLLKSNLSAETISTLQAKGWQEIADPLNANSTIMYKSTDWNDILFQDAITQSHTLGFSGGTDTGVFDLSLGYLKGDGITIFTGYQRFTSKLNASLKVADNFTINGRVLFSKASNNQVVANSVVFNRYLGNSPTTKLYLEDGTLAPGQNNINGNPLYQMGKVKGKNENDKLQMSVDGELRLAKDFTFTPAISLYSENENDNTFQQAFLSGSSGLVDNTRTATRLSNQTYQVQYEGVFAYKKDWENIGNFDAKLGVSKYDRTIKYFNAAGKGSPSDLAQTLDSSPIPVSVYSNNTKLVLNSVFGRVNYDYKNRYFATASFRYDGSSSLGPDNRYGFFPGISAGWNMQEEKFWANTMPKFFSSLKLRGSYGVNGNLGTLGDFQAGGLYAGTTNGLPNSYNGQSAIINSQIANPGLKWEQSETINGGFDIGLNEDKIRIIGDFYNKLTSDLLTNLTLPSNSGFSTVLTNLGGLRSKGFELEVQANVYNKNDWKVNVGANVSHNTNTVEKLPFNGNGNNRIGGTEIWDAKSGKYVYVGGLQEGQKIGNFYAHKQLYILSTQAEADAYNAKVHDTYVTKTAANGGNPDGRKFAGDAVFEDTDNNGIIDSRDRQYMGNMFPTFVGGFNFDTSYKGFSLTVRTDYSLGATIYNEARARFLGQFQGNYGLLAESAQAWQKEGDITDVPRYRWADQTNQNNLFRSEASGAAYNTNMFQGNSRYYESGDYLCIREITFSYSFPKTLIEKASLTSLRLYVTGSNLYYFTKYKGLSPEVQGIDGGSSLGLNAAGSTGTYPVPRNIILGLNISL, from the coding sequence ATGAAATTATTGCCTAAAAGTAAGCCTAAAAATTTTAGGTTTACTCCTAAACACGTAAAAGTTATTAAACTTACGTCTACGTTACTTTTAGCTTTTACTATGCAATTAGCATCTGCTAAAACAGAAAAAAGCGTTGTGTTTACGGATAAAAATGTAAAAAAGAACAATCCCGTTCAGAAGAAAGTTACTGGAAAAGTGACTAACGAAAAAGGAGAATCTCTTCCAGGTGTAAATATTGTTGCTAAAGGAACAAGTGTAAGTACTCAAACCGATTTTGATGGAAATTTTGCTTTTGAAGTTCCAGATAATGCCACTACTTTAATCGTAACTTATATCGGATTACAAGATCAAGAAGTTGCTATTACCGGAAGTCCATTGAACATTGTCTTAAAAGAAATAGGACAGCAAATGAACGAGGTGATTGTAGTAGGATATGGAGCTCAAAACAGAAGAACTTTAAGTACTGCGGTTTCTAAACTGGATAAAAAAGTTCTTGAAAATGTACCTTATTCAAACGTTACGCAATCTTTACAAGGAAGCGTTACAGGTTTGGTTGTAAAAACTTCTTCAGGACAGCCAGGAAAAGCTTCCAATGTAATTGTTCGTGGAGGTACTTCAATTGATAATCCTTCTGGCGCAACTCCTTTATATATTGTCGATGGTGTTATCAGAAACCAAATCGATGATATTAACTCTTTAGATATTGCTTCACTTCAAGTGCTTAAAGATGCTGCTGCAACTTCTATTTATGGTGCACGAGCTTCAAATGGTGTAATCATTGTCACGACAAATACAGGTAAGGCAGGAAAACTAAAAGTTACTTATAATGTTTCAACTCAAAACAGTAGAATTGGTAAAAAATACAATTTTATGGATGGAGGCGATTACATCAAAATGCAGCGTGAAGGATTGTACAATGCAGCCGAACTTGCTGGACTTTCAACCACTACTGGTATCGCGCGTTTAGGACAATTGACTGGTGCAACACCTGCAGGTACAGGAAATAATCTAGAAAATAATACTCCGTTTGCTACTTTATTAAAGTCTAATTTATCTGCAGAAACCATAAGTACGCTTCAGGCAAAAGGATGGCAGGAAATAGCAGATCCTTTAAATGCGAACAGTACAATTATGTATAAAAGCACCGATTGGAATGATATTTTATTTCAAGATGCTATTACACAAAGCCATACACTTGGTTTTAGTGGAGGAACAGACACAGGCGTATTCGATTTGAGTTTAGGATATTTAAAAGGTGATGGTATTACGATATTCACAGGGTACCAAAGATTTACCAGTAAATTAAACGCTTCTTTAAAAGTTGCAGACAATTTTACAATTAACGGACGTGTTTTATTCTCAAAAGCAAGCAACAATCAGGTTGTGGCTAACAGTGTAGTTTTCAATAGATATTTAGGAAACTCACCAACTACAAAATTATATTTAGAAGACGGAACTTTAGCTCCAGGACAAAACAACATTAACGGAAATCCATTGTACCAGATGGGGAAAGTTAAGGGGAAAAATGAAAACGATAAGCTTCAGATGAGTGTAGATGGTGAATTAAGACTTGCAAAAGATTTTACTTTCACACCAGCCATTTCGTTATACAGCGAGAACGAAAATGACAATACTTTTCAACAGGCATTTTTAAGCGGAAGCAGCGGTTTGGTTGATAATACAAGAACTGCAACAAGATTGAGCAATCAAACGTATCAAGTGCAATACGAAGGAGTTTTTGCTTATAAAAAAGATTGGGAAAATATTGGAAACTTTGATGCTAAACTAGGAGTTTCAAAATACGATAGAACCATTAAATATTTTAATGCAGCAGGAAAAGGAAGCCCCTCAGATTTAGCGCAGACTTTAGACTCATCTCCAATTCCGGTTTCGGTTTACAGCAACAATACCAAATTGGTTTTAAATAGTGTTTTCGGACGTGTTAATTACGATTATAAAAACAGATATTTTGCAACAGCTTCATTTCGTTATGACGGTTCATCAAGTTTAGGACCAGACAATAGATATGGGTTCTTTCCTGGGATTTCGGCAGGATGGAATATGCAGGAAGAGAAATTCTGGGCCAATACAATGCCAAAATTCTTTTCTTCTCTTAAACTTCGTGGAAGTTATGGTGTAAACGGAAACTTAGGAACTTTAGGAGATTTCCAAGCTGGAGGATTATATGCAGGAACTACAAACGGACTTCCAAATAGTTATAATGGACAATCGGCGATTATCAACTCTCAAATTGCAAACCCAGGATTGAAATGGGAACAATCTGAAACGATAAATGGTGGTTTTGATATCGGATTAAACGAAGATAAAATTAGAATCATTGGAGATTTCTACAATAAATTGACATCAGACTTATTGACGAATCTGACATTGCCTTCAAATAGTGGTTTCTCAACTGTTTTAACCAATTTAGGAGGATTAAGAAGTAAAGGTTTTGAGCTAGAAGTTCAGGCAAATGTTTACAATAAAAATGATTGGAAAGTAAATGTTGGAGCAAACGTTTCGCACAATACCAATACAGTAGAAAAACTACCATTTAATGGAAATGGAAATAATAGAATTGGAGGAACTGAGATCTGGGATGCAAAAAGTGGTAAATATGTTTATGTAGGAGGTTTACAGGAAGGACAAAAAATTGGAAATTTCTACGCTCATAAACAATTATATATTCTTTCAACTCAAGCAGAAGCAGATGCATACAACGCAAAAGTTCACGATACTTATGTAACGAAAACGGCTGCAAATGGCGGTAATCCAGATGGAAGAAAATTTGCTGGAGATGCAGTTTTTGAAGATACAGACAATAACGGAATCATTGACAGCCGAGACAGACAATATATGGGGAATATGTTCCCGACATTCGTAGGAGGTTTCAATTTTGATACTTCATACAAAGGTTTCTCTCTAACAGTTAGAACAGATTATTCTTTAGGAGCAACAATTTACAACGAAGCAAGAGCACGTTTCTTAGGTCAGTTTCAAGGTAACTACGGATTATTGGCAGAAAGCGCACAAGCATGGCAGAAAGAAGGAGATATTACAGATGTTCCTCGCTACCGTTGGGCAGATCAGACAAACCAGAATAACTTATTTAGATCTGAAGCAAGTGGAGCTGCATACAATACCAATATGTTTCAAGGTAACAGCCGTTACTACGAAAGTGGAGATTACTTATGCATAAGAGAAATTACTTTCAGTTATAGTTTTCCAAAAACACTTATCGAAAAAGCAAGTTTAACATCACTTCGTCTGTATGTTACAGGAAGTAATTTATACTACTTTACTAAATACAAAGGATTAAGCCCAGAGGTACAAGGTATTGACGGAGGATCTAGTTTAGGATTAAACGCAGCTGGTTCTACAGGAACTTACCCAGTGCCTAGAAACATTATTCTTGGTTTAAATATCAGTTTGTAA
- a CDS encoding ROK family transcriptional regulator yields the protein MSLKDLLDNSKDKSLSEQKWHLLRQSIVKRLLSGGNSTIAELSTELQSSVPTVTKAVNELLAEGYVVDLGKITNSGGRRPSLFSINPTCAYFLGVEVGLTTMSIGLQNIKNELVSIELGTSFALENTQESLLKFCSLINSFIEDSSVEKKMIVGVCINFSGRINSMEGFSYNYFFSENRPLTEIISEQLNLPVHLENDTRAMTFGEYCEGVVDDEQNIIFVNYSWGVAIGMITDGKLYYGKSGYSGEFGHSTIFNNEIMCQCGKLGCLETEISGWSLINQFKEAIKDGKQSKVVLDENSPVLQHHAIISGAVNLEDTLCVDLVTQQSEKMGRYLSILLNIFNPDLLVIGGDFAQLGDYALLPIQSALKKYSLGLVNRDMKLKKSTLGRRAGVIGACCVIKEKLLFPLINN from the coding sequence ATGAGTTTAAAAGATTTATTGGATAATAGCAAAGACAAAAGCTTATCCGAACAAAAGTGGCATTTGCTTAGACAGTCAATTGTAAAAAGATTGTTGTCTGGCGGAAATTCGACTATTGCAGAATTGAGTACAGAACTGCAATCCAGTGTTCCTACAGTTACAAAAGCAGTCAATGAATTGTTGGCTGAAGGTTATGTGGTCGACCTAGGAAAAATAACCAATAGTGGCGGACGTAGACCTTCGTTGTTTAGTATAAATCCGACCTGTGCCTATTTTTTAGGTGTTGAAGTTGGACTTACAACTATGTCTATTGGCCTCCAGAATATAAAGAACGAATTAGTAAGCATTGAGCTAGGAACTTCCTTCGCTTTAGAAAACACACAAGAATCACTTCTCAAATTCTGTAGTTTAATTAACTCTTTTATTGAAGATAGTTCTGTCGAAAAGAAAATGATAGTTGGAGTCTGTATCAATTTCTCTGGTCGCATTAATTCGATGGAAGGCTTTAGCTATAATTATTTTTTTAGTGAGAATAGACCATTAACAGAAATCATTTCAGAACAGCTGAATCTTCCAGTTCATTTAGAAAATGATACGCGCGCAATGACTTTTGGAGAATATTGCGAAGGTGTTGTAGACGACGAGCAAAATATCATCTTTGTCAATTATAGCTGGGGAGTTGCAATCGGAATGATTACAGACGGAAAACTTTATTACGGAAAATCAGGTTATTCGGGAGAGTTCGGACACAGCACGATTTTCAATAATGAGATTATGTGCCAATGTGGAAAACTCGGCTGTTTAGAAACCGAAATTTCAGGTTGGTCTTTAATCAATCAGTTCAAAGAAGCCATAAAAGATGGCAAGCAGTCTAAAGTGGTATTGGATGAGAACTCACCTGTATTACAGCATCATGCTATTATTTCTGGAGCAGTAAACTTAGAAGATACTCTTTGCGTAGATCTTGTAACGCAGCAAAGTGAAAAAATGGGACGCTATCTTTCTATTTTGCTAAACATCTTCAATCCCGATCTTTTGGTCATTGGAGGAGATTTCGCACAACTTGGCGATTATGCACTTCTGCCAATACAATCAGCTTTAAAAAAGTATTCGCTTGGTTTAGTAAACCGCGATATGAAGCTTAAAAAGTCAACATTAGGGCGTCGCGCGGGAGTTATCGGTGCTTGTTGTGTGATTAAAGAGAAGCTATTATTCCCTTTGATTAATAATTAA
- a CDS encoding DUF2490 domain-containing protein yields MSLLKKSFLVFCCIILSQVLKAQDAPYTMGFIPASISEVDVAFPLIEKWNLSGQADMQLVTQGAYTNGNPFEYTQRKVIRPWIIYSGFKNMKLWLGYAHNQKYAIEEAGNYKTLENRLIVMGTYTQEMPKGSLFEQVRFETKFFDDRNGNHQTIPRIRARFGVNHYLRQSKEKPIFLAPNIGYYTELMLKFASKDYADEHFDIFRLSVYYTAGITPNIHFLAGVIGQMQLRTNGTQFDVYYGPMVSLKYSVKPKERETFDSVDGGAD; encoded by the coding sequence ATGAGTTTATTAAAAAAGAGTTTCCTTGTATTCTGCTGCATCATTCTTTCTCAAGTTTTAAAAGCCCAAGACGCACCTTACACAATGGGATTTATTCCTGCATCTATAAGCGAAGTTGACGTTGCTTTTCCGTTAATAGAAAAATGGAATTTGAGCGGTCAGGCAGACATGCAGCTCGTTACACAAGGCGCTTACACAAACGGAAATCCTTTTGAATATACACAGCGAAAAGTAATACGCCCTTGGATTATTTATTCTGGTTTTAAAAATATGAAGCTTTGGTTAGGATATGCACACAATCAGAAATATGCGATAGAAGAAGCGGGAAATTACAAAACTTTAGAAAATAGACTTATTGTTATGGGAACCTATACGCAGGAAATGCCCAAAGGATCTCTTTTCGAACAAGTGCGATTCGAAACCAAGTTTTTTGATGATAGAAATGGCAATCACCAAACAATACCAAGAATAAGAGCACGTTTTGGAGTCAATCATTATTTGAGACAAAGCAAAGAAAAACCAATTTTTCTGGCACCAAATATTGGCTATTATACCGAATTGATGCTGAAATTTGCCTCTAAAGATTATGCCGACGAACATTTCGATATTTTCAGATTATCAGTTTATTATACTGCCGGAATTACGCCGAATATTCATTTCTTGGCAGGCGTAATCGGTCAGATGCAGTTGCGAACAAACGGAACTCAATTTGATGTTTACTATGGACCAATGGTTTCATTAAAGTATAGCGTAAAACCAAAAGAACGCGAAACATTTGATAGCGTCGATGGAGGCGCAGATTAA